A DNA window from Anaerocolumna sp. AGMB13020 contains the following coding sequences:
- a CDS encoding TetR/AcrR family transcriptional regulator, producing the protein MPDYPLFIPNTQKHCSNKETNRLTREAICTALVLLIREQPFDKITVTDIVRRAGVSRTAYYSNYSTKQDILIELVDSLILEINQGLLPYTNEQNGKAKEPEKFITVLFQILLKQRDIYQTLLDASFQHIILERLTETLQSNILNRTEENLYRATFNAGALYNIFTRWMQVGSQTPIEEMTQICLKIYYMPMSE; encoded by the coding sequence ATGCCTGATTACCCGCTATTTATCCCAAATACACAGAAGCACTGCTCCAATAAGGAAACCAACCGCCTTACCAGAGAAGCCATCTGTACCGCACTTGTTCTGCTAATCCGGGAACAACCCTTTGATAAAATTACCGTTACCGATATTGTTAGACGAGCAGGTGTATCAAGAACCGCTTATTACAGCAATTATTCCACCAAACAGGATATACTGATTGAACTGGTCGACTCCCTGATTCTTGAGATAAACCAGGGACTGCTTCCTTATACCAACGAACAGAATGGTAAAGCAAAAGAACCTGAAAAGTTTATTACCGTACTTTTTCAGATTCTTTTAAAACAGCGTGACATTTATCAGACCTTGCTTGATGCCAGCTTTCAGCATATTATTTTAGAGCGTTTAACAGAAACCCTGCAATCCAATATCTTAAACAGGACGGAGGAAAATCTGTATCGGGCTACCTTCAACGCAGGTGCACTGTATAATATTTTTACCAGATGGATGCAGGTGGGTTCCCAGACTCCGATTGAAGAAATGACTCAGATCTGCCTCAAGATTTACTATATGCCAATGTCTGAATGA
- a CDS encoding PA domain-containing protein, translated as MKTTIYKIISGVVLLMLAMSQCIFLGYQKDLSLIISGCLVIESILSYYLKCNTRKIKLFFIGIIVPEVLFFFSEKFIFLVIGIFLLIATGVYHIASIRPVKKRSSSVIAKCIYGLLSVLTVVLLLINIYTKPITEPKELPAHISAQIDDDLLDSETVMLHNIKTMNSFGSRVTGSEGQQEFIDWLKKELTNMGLEIHSDKYTFNSWEEEKSSLYINGEEIHISSAFPYSGETDEKGVTGELVYTTAGKYEKAKGKIAVIEIDNTKKIPLGLVMNERITALLQNKLTASDGDLVLTTALQEPKLEEAKEKGALAVILVWKGVSDEKAEDQYLSFITDYAGIPAVWVNASEGRKVLAAAKLNKTATVILEANKQPKAETESFYVSIPGKNTKEALIINSHTDGVNVVEENGAVGMLSMIRYLQKVQPERTIVFAFITGHFRLPVFQGTSQATSTWMQAHPELWDGKEGHLKAVAGITVEHLGSMEWKENKDGIYEKTGNLQTEYTYTGNEMMSAVWIKSVEERKTQRTVLLRGHNRFEFGESQPLFEAGIPVIGFIPMPDYLMVNSDNREMDKFDTALMREQIISLLKAAVIIDQMTAEQLGVGERYTYFYGMSN; from the coding sequence ATGAAGACGACTATCTACAAAATAATTTCTGGAGTGGTATTACTGATGTTGGCAATGTCACAGTGTATATTCCTGGGATATCAAAAAGATCTGTCACTGATAATCTCAGGGTGTCTCGTAATCGAATCTATTTTGTCATATTATCTTAAATGTAACACCAGGAAAATTAAGCTGTTTTTTATTGGAATAATAGTGCCGGAGGTATTGTTTTTCTTTTCGGAAAAATTCATATTCCTTGTAATAGGGATATTCCTGCTTATTGCGACCGGAGTCTATCATATAGCTTCAATCAGACCGGTAAAGAAAAGAAGCTCCTCAGTAATCGCTAAGTGTATCTATGGCCTTTTAAGTGTACTGACAGTTGTACTCCTGCTAATCAATATTTATACGAAACCCATAACAGAACCGAAGGAGCTACCAGCTCATATTTCTGCACAAATTGATGACGATTTACTGGACTCAGAAACGGTTATGCTTCATAATATTAAGACTATGAATTCTTTTGGAAGCCGTGTCACAGGCTCTGAGGGACAACAGGAATTTATAGACTGGCTAAAGAAAGAATTAACCAATATGGGACTGGAAATTCATTCGGATAAGTATACATTTAACAGTTGGGAAGAAGAAAAAAGCAGTTTATATATAAACGGAGAAGAAATCCATATCTCATCTGCCTTCCCTTATTCTGGTGAAACAGATGAAAAGGGAGTAACCGGAGAACTGGTCTATACAACTGCCGGTAAGTATGAGAAAGCCAAAGGTAAAATTGCAGTAATTGAGATTGATAATACAAAGAAGATTCCCTTAGGTCTCGTTATGAATGAGCGTATCACGGCTTTACTGCAGAATAAGCTTACTGCCAGTGACGGAGATTTGGTATTAACAACAGCACTGCAGGAACCCAAATTGGAAGAAGCGAAAGAAAAAGGTGCACTTGCTGTTATTTTGGTCTGGAAAGGTGTATCCGATGAAAAAGCAGAAGATCAGTACCTCTCCTTTATCACCGACTATGCAGGAATACCGGCTGTCTGGGTGAATGCATCAGAGGGCAGGAAAGTATTAGCAGCAGCTAAATTAAACAAAACAGCGACAGTAATCCTTGAAGCGAACAAGCAGCCAAAGGCAGAAACGGAATCCTTTTATGTCAGCATACCCGGTAAAAATACAAAGGAAGCTCTTATCATAAACTCTCATACAGACGGAGTAAATGTGGTGGAAGAAAACGGTGCTGTAGGGATGCTGTCGATGATTCGATATCTGCAGAAAGTTCAGCCGGAACGTACCATTGTATTTGCATTTATAACTGGGCACTTTAGACTTCCGGTCTTCCAGGGAACTTCTCAGGCAACCTCAACCTGGATGCAGGCCCATCCGGAACTTTGGGATGGAAAGGAGGGGCATTTGAAGGCAGTAGCAGGAATTACAGTAGAACATCTTGGCAGTATGGAATGGAAAGAGAACAAAGATGGAATTTATGAGAAGACAGGTAACCTTCAGACAGAATATACTTATACCGGAAATGAGATGATGTCTGCTGTCTGGATAAAATCAGTGGAAGAGAGAAAAACGCAGAGAACGGTATTGCTTCGAGGGCATAACAGGTTTGAATTCGGAGAGAGTCAGCCGCTGTTTGAAGCTGGTATTCCGGTAATTGGGTTTATCCCCATGCCGGATTATCTGATGGTTAACAGCGATAACCGGGAAATGGATAAGTTTGATACAGCACTTATGCGCGAACAGATTATATCGTTGTTAAAAGCAGCAGTAATAATTGATCAAATGACAGCAGAACAGTTA